One Vanessa cardui chromosome 4, ilVanCard2.1, whole genome shotgun sequence genomic window carries:
- the LOC124544110 gene encoding ribosomal RNA-processing protein 8, which translates to MFKIPEWDEDIPKGQSKMIKPNPKEKNKLKKNKTPPSVKQNDIKKPNFKSKKKMQTNPRKIKVNNVKQLKIAAKNISKPKLIKNNTESKIATIPAEEVIEKIVNKKPKPKKTQIAAENEESSIKNNNYYDTDNLDELIIHEKKKKLNKINNDDVEKMIHEEYSEEKKKKTKNERKKELIKTVLQKEAHRSDINVSSNPLRERMLERLKAAKFRFLNEKLYTTTGSEAQKLFEEDPTAFQTYHEGYQQQMKKWPVKPLDVIIKRIQKMPKSYKIADMGCGEAELSRRVAQSVRSFDLVARAPGVEACDVTRTPLCAAQLDAAVYCLALMGTELTRYLLEANRVLRVGGHLLIAEVESRFDNVDDFVRDVQRLGFSLKKLDKTHKVFFFMEFTKIRDPPVKKSKLPILKLKPCIYKKR; encoded by the exons atgtttaagataCCAGAATGGGATGAGGATATTCCTAAAGGCCAATCAAAAATGATTAAACCAAACCCG aaagaaaaaaataaacttaagaaaaataaaacacctcctagtgtaaaacaaaatgacattaaaaaaccTAACTTTAAGTCTAAGAAAAAAATGCAAACAAATCCCaggaaaataaaagttaataatgtgaaacagttaaaaatagcagcaaaaaacatttcaaaacctaagttaataaaaaataatactgaaaGCAAAATAGCAACAATACCTGCAGAAGAAGTAatagaaaaaattgtaaataaaaaaccaaaacCTAAAAAAACTCAAATTGCCGCAGAAAATGAAGAaagtagtataaaaaataataattactatgacACAGATAATTTAGACGAATTAATAATTCAcgagaaaaagaaaaaactaaacaaaattaataatgacgATGTCGAAAAGATGATTCATGAGGAATATTCTgaagaaaaaaagaagaaaactaaaaatgaaCGGAAGAAAGAATTAATCAAAACAGTCTTGCAAAAGGAGGCTCACAGAAGTGATATAAACGTAAGCAGCAATCCATTGAGAGAGAGAATGTTGGAGAGACTTAAAG ctgCAAAGTTTAGGTTTTTAAATGAGAAATTATACACCACAACTGGATCAGAGGCACAGAAGCTTTTTGAAGAGGACCCCACAGCATTCCAAACCTACCATGAGGGGTACCAGCAGCAAATGAAGAAGTGGCCTGTTAAGCCACTCGATGTTATCATTAAAAGGATTCAAAAAAT GCCCAAGAGCTACAAGATCGCGGACATGGGGTGCGGCGAGGCGGAGCTGTCGCGGCGCGTGGCGCAGTCGGTGCGCTCGTTCGACCTGGTGGCGCGCGCGCCGGGCGTGGAGGCGTGTGACGTCACGCGCACGCCGCTGTGCGCCGCGCAGCTGGACGCCGCCGTGTACTGCCTGGCGCTCATGGGCACCGAGCTCACGCGCTACCTGCTCGAGGCCAACCGGGTGCTCCGGGTCGG AGGCCATCTGTTGATAGCGGAAGTTGAGAGTCGTTTCGATAACGTGGACGACTTCGTTCGAGACGTTCAGAGACTGGGCTTTAGTCTTAAGAAACTAGACAAGACACACAAGGTGTTTTTCTTCATGGAGTTTACGAAGATAAGGGACCCGCCCGTCAAGAAGTCGAAACTACCGATATTGAAATTGAAACCTTGTATCTATAAAaagcgataa
- the LOC124544108 gene encoding helicase POLQ-like, whose protein sequence is MNFPNESCDPSTPKRRRLEITRMKPQNVFKAGNSSFINSTPIQLRLSSNLANKCDSPPLPCNQIEYLSESRSNSSVTNEIPCSPGVFETCFFNDVENWDSFIVSKNKENILMDCADEFNDEFQRKPEQNITTDCSMSTSKCEKLFRDEIEESFKNLNQSLINININNDKSSLFETKDSFLLDIRESGIIANQENSKNDEINKCINNQVISNMNQNNFYGLPMIVKGLFKTYRNIEKFYDWQEECLNLDTIKERRNLIYALPTSGGKTLVAEVLMLREVLNRKKNALFILPFVAIVQEKIWSLAPFALQLDFLAEEYAGGKGHIPPKKRRKKNSIYIATIEKGLALIRSLIELDRLDEIGLIVVDELHLIGETGRGSTLEMLLTTVIFANKGIQIVGMSATIGNLPDLATFLKADVYEKQFRPVELVEYVKLGNVLHRIVWGPGGMEIVPDRELSFDYSAAGAALDPDALGGLVGETAPRGACLVFCPTKRNCENVAALLCKLQRREMTNHRVEERVALQKALRNEGAGLDLVKFVRFGVAFHHAGLAGEERALLEHAFRSGVISVLCCTSTLAAGVNLPAKRVIIRAPLIGREFITLGAYKQMVGRAGRAGVCEAGESVVVCAAAAWARLRGVLAGGLGAARSALGAGGAVGALLLSGAALRLAHTRAGLRALLRTSLLPIAPPDPALDVDGVCDDAVRALLASGALEARGGADHIDDDTELAVSKLGKAAIKGCMELSVAKRLLEDFEVASRSLVLMDSLHLLYLVTPHDSNMKPDYRHYYSLYCQLDEEGVQTAKVLGITEMNAIRMMTGKPITNVPESVLCRFYIALMLRDLWRQMPFPAVAEKYGVSRGALQAALSAAVAAAGGALRLCDELAPLWPFRALLEPLALRLQHCAAPGLERLLELPAVRKARALQLLRGGYKCVEDVARASADELTAAISHLSRTAADHLISSARMMLIQKVENLRAEAEDVMEGLKI, encoded by the exons atgaattttccTAATGAATCGTGTGATCCATCGACTCCGAAACGACGTCGGCTCGAAATAACAAGAATGAAACCTCAAAATGTTTTCAAAGCGGGAAATTCATCTTTTATCAACAGCACGCCAATTCAATTGCGTCTTTCTTCAAATTTAGCTAACAAGTGTGATTCGCCGCCGCTACCATGCAATCAAATAGAATATCTATCTGAATCAAGAAGTAATAGCTCGGTCACGAATGAGATACCGTGTTCACCCGGTGTTTTCGAAACATGCTTCTTTAATGACGTTGAAAACTGGGATTCGTTTATAGTTTctaagaataaagaaaatatactaaTGGATTGTGCAGATGAATTTAATGATGAATTTCAAAGAAAACCAGAACAAAACATTACAACTGATTGTAGTATGTCAACATCTAAATGTGAAAAGCTTTTTAGAGATGAAATAGAGGAgagttttaaaaacttaaatcaatctttaattaatattaatatcaataatgatAAGAGTTCATTGTTTGAAACAAaagattcatttttattagatataagaGAAAGTGGTATTATAGCTAATCAGGAAAACTCtaaaaatgatgaaataaataaatgtattaataatcaAGTTATTTCAAATATGAATCAGAACAACTTCTATGGATTGCCAATGATTGTAAAgggattatttaaaacatacagaaatattgaaaagttttatg atTGGCAAGAAGAATGTCTTAATTTAGACACTATCAAAGAAAGGCGTAATCTTATATATGCCTTGCCGACAAGTGGAGGAAAGACTTTAGTAGCAGAGGTATTGATGCTGCGGGAGGTtctgaatagaaaaaaaaatgcactCTTTATTTTACCATTTGTAGCTATAGTTCAGGAAAAG aTTTGGTCCCTAGCACCATTCGCACTGCAACTAGATTTCCTGGCTGAAGAGTATGCTGGTGGTAAAGGGCACATACCGCCGAAGAAGAGGAGAAAAAAGAACAGTATATACATTGCGACAATTGAAAAAGGGCTAGCATTAATAAGAAGTTTGATTGAATTGGATAGACTTGATGAGATCGGCTTGATCGTG gTGGATGAGCTGCATCTTATTGGAGAAACAGGACGAGGCAGTACACTTGAAATGTTGTTGACAACTGTTATATTTGCTAATA aGGGCATACAAATTGTAGGAATGAGTGCAACCATAGGTAATCTTCCCGATTTagcaacatttttaaaagctGACGTATATGAGAAACAGTTCCGTCCAGTCGAGCTGGTGGAATACGTGAAACTGGGCAATGTTCTGCATCGGATTGTGTGGGGTCCTGGTGGAATGGAAATCGTGCCTGATAGAGAGCTCTCCTTTGAT TActcggcggcgggcgcggcgctggACCCCGACGCGCTGGGCGGGCTGGTGGGCGAGACGGCGCCGCGCGGCGCCTGCCTCGTGTTCTGCCCCACCAAGCGCAACTGCGAGAACGTCGCCGCGCTGCTCTGCAAGCTGCAGCGCAG GGAAATGACAAACCATCGCGTCGAAGAGCGGGTCGCCTTGCAAAAAGCGCTTCGAAATGAGGGAGCCGGATTGGACCTGGTGAAGTTTGTGCGCTTCGGCGTCGCCTTCCATCACGCGGGGCTGGCTGGGGAGGAACGAGCTCTGCTGGAGCATGCTTTCAG GTCCGGCGTGATATCCGTGCTGTGCTGCACGTCCACGCTGGCCGCGGGCGTCAACCTGCCCGCCAAGCGGGTGATCATCCGCGCGCCGCTCATCGGGCGGGAGTTCATCACGCTCGGCGCCTACAAGCAGATGGTGGGCCGCGCGGGCCGCGCCGGCGTCTGCGAGGCGG GCGAGAGCGTGGTGGTGTGCGCGGCGGCGGCGTGGGCGCGGCTCCGCGGCGTGCTGGCGGGCGGGCTGGGCGCGGCACGCAGCGCGctgggcgcgggcggcgcggtgGGCGCGCTGCTGCTGAGCGGCGCGGCGCTGCGGCTGGCGCACACGCGCGCCGGCCTGCGGGCGCTGCTGCGCACCTCGCTGCTGCCCATCGCGCCGCCCGACCC GGCGTTGGACGTCGACGGCGTGTGCGACGACGCCGTGCGCGCGCTGCTGGCCAGCGGAGCGCTGGAGGCGCGCGGGGGGGCGGACCACATCGACGACGACACAGAGCTGGCCGTCAGCAAACTGGGAAAAGCTGCTATCAAGG GATGTATGGAGTTAAGCGTGGCGAAACGACTGTTGGAAGATTTTGAAGTAGCTTCACGAAGTCTGGTCCTAATGGACAGTCTACATCTCCTGTACCTGGTTACACCTCACGACTCCAATATGAAGCCGGATTACAGGCATTATTATTCTTTG TACTGCCAATTGGATGAAGAAGGTGTGCAGACGGCTAAGGTATTGGGTATAACGGAAATGAACGCGATTCGCATGATGACCGGGAAACCTATTACT AACGTACCGGAGAGTGTCCTATGCCGATTCTATATAGCGCTAATGTTACGTGATCTCTGGAGACAGATGCCATTCCCCGCAGTCGCCGAGAA GTACGGCGTGTCGCGCGGCGCGCTGCAGGCGGCGCTGTCGGCGGCGgtggcggcggcgggcggcgcgctgCGGCTGTGCGACGAGCTGGCGCCGCTGTGGCCCTTCCGCGCGCTGCTCGAGCCGCTAGCCCTGCGCCTGCAGCACTGCGCCGCGCCCGGCCTCGAGCGCTTACTCGAACTGCCTGCCGTGCGCAAG GCGCGCGCGCTGCAGCTGCTGCGCGGCGGCTACAAATGCGTGGAGGACGTGGCGCGCGCCAGCGCCGACGAGCTGACGGCGGCCATCAGCCACCTGTCCCGGACGGCGGCCGACCACCTCATCAGCTCGGCTAGG ATGATGCTCATACAGAAAGTAGAAAATCTGAGGGCAGAAGCTGAGGACGTAATGGAAGGCTTGAAGATATAA